The Thiorhodovibrio frisius genome segment GCCAAGCCGCATTTCACCATCGACCCGGCGCGCTGCACCGGTTGCGAGGGTGAGTTTGCCGAGCCCCAGTGCGCCAGCATCTGCCCGATTGAGGGCGCCATTCTCGATCCAACCGGCGTGCCCGTGAATCCGCCAGGCTCGCTGACCGGCATCCCGCCGAGCGCCTGGCAGCAGACGCGGGCGAGCATTCAAGCGCGCTG includes the following:
- a CDS encoding 4Fe-4S dicluster domain-containing protein, which produces MSYRITTDCVNCWACEPLCPQQAVLAAKPHFTIDPARCTGCEGEFAEPQCASICPIEGAILDPTGVPVNPPGSLTGIPPSAWQQTRASIQAR